The nucleotide window ATCCACGTGCCTTATCTGGAAAAAACCGCGCAGTCCGTGCTGGTGCAGTGGTTCCATGAAGGGCTGGACGCTTTTGAGCACACCTGCCCTACCGGCCGCGCCATCTATGACAACGTTTACGCTAAGCTGGTGGACTATCTCGCCTCGCCGGAAAACACCGACGGCCTGGATGAGTTTATTGCCGACTGCCGTAAGCAGCATAACGCGCTGAAAAGCCAGCTTGAGCAGGGGCGCGATCGTCTGCTGGAGCTGAACTCTAACGGCGGCGAGAAAGCGCAGGCGCTGGCTGAAAAAATTGCCGAGCAGGATAACGACACCGAGCTGGTCAACTTTGCGCTCAACCTGTTCGACATCGTGGGGATCAATCAGGAAGATCGCAGCGATAACATGATCGTGCTGACCCCTGGCGATCATATGCTGGTACCGGACTTCCCGGGTTTGCCGGAAGATGGCTGTACCATCACCTTTGACCGTGGTCAGGCCCTGTCACGCGAAGATGCGCAGTACGTCACCTGGGAACACCCTATCGTGCGTAACGGCCTGGATCTGATCCTCTCCGGCGATACCGGCAGCTGCGCCCTCTCCCTGTTGAAGAACAAGGCACTGCCGGTGGGCACGCTGCTGGTGGAGCTGATTTATGTGGTTGAGGCGCAGGCGCCGAAACATCTGCAGCTCACCCGCTTCCTGCCGCCTACGCCAGTCAGAATGCTGGTGGACCGTAAAGGCACCAACCTGGCCGGCAAGGTGGAGTTTGAAAGCTTTAACCGCCAGCTTAATGCGGTAAACCGCCACACCGGCAGCAAACTGGTCAACGCTGTTCAGCAGGATGTCCACGAGATCCTGCAGCTGGCTGAAGAAGAGGCCGCAGCCCTGGCTCGTGAGCTGATTGACGCGGCCCGTCAGGAAGCGGATGAAAAGCTGAGCGCGGAACTCTCGCGTCTGGATGCTCTTAGCGCCGTCAACCCGAACATCCGTCAGGATGAAATCGAGGCGCTGGAGAGTAACCGAGAGCAGGTTCTGTCGGCGCTGAACGAAGCGGGCTGGCGTCTTGACGCGCTGCGCCTGATTGTCGTGACGCATCAGTAACCCACAAGGGGGCGGTTTACGCCGCCCCGGATAAAACAAGATGATGGAACCCTACAACCCTCCGCAGGAACCCTGGCTGCATATCCTCTATCAGGATGCGCATATTATGGTGGTGAACAAGCCCAGCGGCCTGCTCTCCGTGCCTGGTCGTCTTGCCGAGTATAAAGACAGCGTGATGACGCGGATTCAGCGCGATTTTCCGGCCGCGGAGTGCGTGCATCGTCTGGATATGGCTACCAGCGGTGTAATCGTGGTGGCCATGACCAAAGCGGCGGAGCGTGAACTCAAGCGCCAGTTTCGCGATCGTGAACCGCAGAAAACCTATGTCGCCAGAGTATTCGGGCATCCCGGACAGGAGAAAGGGCTGGTCGATCTGCCGCTGATTTGTGACTGGCCGAACCGGCCTAAGCAGAAAGTCTGTTTTGAAACGGGAAAAGCGGCGCAAACGGAGTATGAAGTGCTGGAGTATGCGGCAGATAATAGCGCTCGCGTACGGTTAAAGCCGATTACCGGGCGCTCTCATCAGCTCCGGGTTCATATGCTGGCGCTGGGGCATCCCATCCTTGGCGATAATTTTTATGCCCATGATGAAGCCAGGGCGATGGCGCCTCGCCTGCAGCTGCATGCGGAAAGGTTAAGCCTCACCCACCCGCAGTACAAGACGCCTGTTACCTTTTACCAGCCAGCCGATTTTTGATCTCAACGCGCGGGATTATTTAAACCCTTTCTCGCGCTTGATCAGATCGTAAGCGGCCTGGATCTCCTGCGCTTTCTGCTTCGCCATCTCCATCATTTGCGGTGGTAAGCCCTTCGCCACCAGCTTATCCGGATGATGCTCGCTCATCAGCTTGCGGTAGGCACGCTTGATGGTGGTGCCATCATCGCTGCTTTTCACGCCCAGCACGCTACAGGCATCTTCCAGCGTCGGCCCACGCCGCGCCTGGCCAAAACCGCCCTGCGAGCCTGCGCCGCCCTGATAGTGCCCACCGCCGCCAAACTGCTGGCCGCTTTCCATCATGCGCAGGAACTGATCGAACTGCGTCTGCGAAATGCCCAGCTCCTCGGCAATCACAAACAGCACTTTTCTCTCATTAGGATGCAGTGAGCCATCCGCGAACGCTGCCTGAATCTGGATCTCCAGAAACATTCTGATCAGATCAAAACGGCCAAAGCAGGCGCTGCGCAGCTCTTGCAGTTTGCTGCGAAGAGGATAGTCGCCCTCTTTTCCTTCGCGAAATGCGCGCTGTGCCGAGTTTCTGGCTTCGCCATGCAGCTGCATGCGATCCATTAACAGAGACGCCATTTGAATATCCGCATCGGTCACACGCCCTTTTGACTTGGTCAAATGGCCCATTACCTGAAACGTAGTGCGGAAAAACAGCGTCTGTCGGGTTTGCTGATTCGCAAAATAGCCCTGTCCCTGAACCGCTCGCGCTTTATCAATCAGGTGGCCGATCAACAGGCCAAACGCTAACCCCCAAAACCCGGTGCCGCTCAATAATCCAAGCACAAGGCCAATTACTTTACCCCAATAGCGCATATACTCCTCAATTCGCCATGCTGAAGGCCAGAAATTGCATTATCATACCTGTCATTCATCCCAGAGCCTAACGCCCAGCTACCAAACCCAGGGATTAACACTAGCGCAACGCAGTTGAGTACGTTAGTCTCTGACCGTTTGTCGGCATGATGCCAGTTATCACGGAATTTTCGATACCGCGTATGAAAAAACGACTACCTACTTTGCTGGCCACGCTTATCGGTTCAGCGCTCTACAGCCAGCAGGGTCTGGCCGACGACCTTGCATCACAATGTATGCTGGGTGTGCCAAGCTATACACGTCCTCTGGTTCAGGGAAAAAATACCAATGACCTGCCGGTAACGATTAACGCGGATAAAGCCAAAGGCAACTACCCGGATAACGCCGTTTTTTCAGGCAATGTCGATATCCAGCAGGGTAACAGCCGCATGCTCGCGGACGAAGTACAGCTGCACCAGAAACAGCAGCCCGGTCAGCCGGCGCCGGTGCGCACCGTCGACGCGTTGGGTAATGTGCACTATGACGACAATCAGGTCATCCTGAAAGGTCCGAAAGCCTGGTCAAACCTCAACACCAAAGACACCAACGTCTGGAATGGTGAGTATCAGATGGTTGGCCGTCAGGGCCGGGGTAGCGGCGATCAGATGAAGCTGCGCGGTCAGAACCGCTATACCATTCTGGAAAACGGCACCTTTACTTCCTGTCTGCCTGGCGACAACAGCTGGAGCGTGGCGGGGACGGAAGTTATCGAAGACCGCGAGGAGCAGGTAGCGGAAATCTGGAACGCCCGCTTTAAAATTGGCTCGGTTCCGGTGCTCTACAGCCCCTATCTTCAGCTGCCTATCGGTGACCGCCGCCGCTCAGGCTTCCTGATCCCGAACGCAAAATATGGCAGCTCCAACGGCTTTGAATTCATTCTGCCCTATTACTGGAACATCGCGCCGCAGGCAGATGCCACCATCACGCCGCACTATATGAGCAAGCGCGGCACGCAGTTGCAGAATGAATTCCGTTACCTGACTCAGGCTGGAGCTGGCCTGATGGAGCTGGATTACCTGCCGAGTGACGATCAGTATGAGAAAGATGCCACTTCGCGCAATATCAAAGATGGCGATGACTCCAAGCGCTGGTTGTTCTACTGGAAGCATGCCGGTGTCTATGACAAAAACTGGCGCTTCAACGTCGACTATACCAAAGTCAGCGATCCGTACTACTTCACGGATCTCGACTCCACTTACGGTAACTCCACCGACGGCTACGTGACGCAAAAATTCAGCGTCGGCTACGCCGAGAAAAACTGGGACGCCACGCTCTCCACCAAACAGTTCCAGATCTTCTCTACTAATGCGTCCCGCGATGTCTATCGTGCAGAGCCGCAGTTTGACTTTAACTATTACCAGAACGACGTTGGTCCGTTCGATACGCATCTTTATGCGCAGGCGGTCAAGTTCACCAACGTTAATGAAGCGCTGCCGGATGCAACCCGTTTGCACCTGGAGCCAACTATCAACCTGCCGATGTCCAACGGCTGGGGAAGCCTGAATACCGAAGCGAAACTGCTGGCTACGCATTATCAGCAGGATGATATCGAGTATTACAACAGCCTGAGTGCCAACCAGGACAATCAGCTGAAAAGCAGCGTGAACCGCGTGATGCCGCAGTTCAAAGTTGATGGCAAGATGGTCTTTGACCGCGATATGGACTGGTCTCAAGGCTACACGCAGACGCTGGAACCGCGTATGCAGTACCTTTATCTCCCGTACCGGGACCAGAGCGATATCCGCGCCTACGACTCCACGCTTCTACAAAGTGACTATACCGGCCTGTTCCGCGACCGCACCTACAGCGGTCTGGATCGCATCGCTTCCGCTAACCAGCTGACCAGCGGCGTCACCACGCGAATTTTTGATAACGATCTGGTTGAACGTTTTAATGCTTCCGTAGGTCAAATCTACTCGTTTACTCCGTCACGTACCGGTCTGGACAGTGCGGACAGTGACGATCGGGGTAGCCTGGTATGGGCTGGTGATACCTATTACCGGATCAGCGACCGTTGGAGCACCCGCGGTGGCATTCAGTATGACACCCGCCTTGATAACATTTCGCAAGGCAACGCCGTACTGGAATATCGCCGTGATGCCGACCGTATGGTGCAGTTGAACTACCGCTACACCAGCCCGGAATATATTGAGCAGACGCTGACCCGTATCAGAAACCCGGGTTATCAGGATGGTATTTCTCAGGTGGGCGCAACGGCAAGCTGGCCGATTGCGGATGCCTGGTCAGTGGTGGGCGCCTGGTATTACGATACCAAAGCAAAACAGGCTGCCGATCAGCTGCTGGGCGTGCAGTACAGTTCCTGCTGCTACGCAATCCGGTTGGGATACGAGCGTAAAATCACCAGTTGGGATACCGACAATCTTAACAGTAAGTATGACAACAAAATCTCGTTCAACATTGAGCTACGTGGCCTGAGTCCGTCTTATAGCCTCGGCACCGGTCAAATGCTGCGTCAGGGCATACTGCCTTATCAGCGCTCTTTCTGATGTTGTGATTATTACTATGCAAACCCGCAGTGCGGATAGAAGAATGGAAAAAGTATGATGAACTGGAGAATGCTGATCCTCGGTGCAGCGCTGACAGCCAGCACCGCGTTTGCAGCACCGCAAGTTGTTGATAAAGTTGCCGCCGTAGTCAATAACGGCGTGGTTTTAGAGAGTGATGTAGAGAGCATGATGCGCTCGGTGAAAAGCCAGGCACAGCAGGCTGGTCAGCAGCTTCCCGATGACAAAACGCTGCGTCATCAGATTGTTGAGCGTCTGGTTATGGATAACATTCTGCTGCAGATGGGGAAACAGGCCGGGATCCAGATTTCGGATGCGCAGGTCGATCAGGCGATTCAGAATATCGCTGCGCAAAATAAGATGTCCACGGATCAGCTGCGTAGCCGCCTGGCTTACGACGGCATGAACTACGGCACCTACCGTGAGCAGATCCGCAAAGAGATGACGCTGTCAGAAGTGCGTAACAATGAAGTGCGTCGTCGCGTCACTATCCTGCCACAGGAAGTGGATTCTCTCTCCAAACAGGTTGCTTCACAGAACAACGCCAGCACCGAGTTAAACCTCAGCCACATTCTTCTGCCGCTGCCGGAAAACCCAACTCAGCAGCAGGTTGATGATCAGGAAACGCTGGCGAAGCAGTTAGTCAGCGAAAGCAAAAACGGCGCGGACTTTGGTAAGCTGGCGATCACCTACTCTGCCGATCCGCAGGCGCTGAAAGGCGGCAATATGGGCTGGGGCCGTATTCAGGAGCTGCCGTCACTGTTTGCTCAGGCGCTGGTGACTGCGAAAAAAGGCGATATCATCGGCCCGATCCGTTCCGGCGTTGGTTTCCATATCCTCAAGGTGAACGATGTCCGTGGCGACAGCCAGAACATCTCCGTTACCGAGGTACATGCCCGCCATATTCTGCTGAAGCCCTCTCCGGTCATGACCGACGAGCAGGCGCGTCAGAAGCTGGAGCAGGTATCTGCGGATATCAACAGCGGCAAAACTACCTTTGCTGAAGCCGCTAAGCAGCTTTCCCAGGATCCTGGCTCTGCCAATCAGGGTGGCGACTTAGGCTGGAGCTCACCGGAGATGTACGACCCGGCGTTCCGTGATGCACTGATGAAGCTGAAAAAAGGGCAGATGAGCACGCCAGTGCACTCTTCCTTTGGCTGGCATCTGATCCAGCTGCTGGATACCCGTCAGGTGGATAAAACTGATGCGGCCCAGAAAGAGCGCGCATACCGCCTGCTGTTCAACCGTAAGTTTGCGGAAGAAGCACAGACCTGGATGCAGGAGCAGCGTGCTGCCGCCTACGTAAAAATTCTGGATCCTAATGCTCAGTAACGTACGCGTTGCGATCACGCCCGGCGAACCCGCCGGGATTGGTCCTGATGTAACCCTTCAACTGGCCCAGCGCGACTGGCCAGTTGAACTGGTCGTGTGTGCCGATCCAGCTTTGCTGCGCGAGCGTGCGGCAAAGCTGGGTTTACCCCTGACGTTAAGAGAGTACCAGCCCGGTATTGCCGCCCAGCCGCAAAAAGCGGGCACGCTGACCGTGCTCCCTGTCTCCACGCCTCAGCCGGTAAAAGCGGGCGAGCTCTGCGTGGCTAACAGCCACTACGTGCTGGAAACCTTGAGCCGCGCCTGCGATGGCTGCCTGAACGGCGAATTCGCCGCGTTGATCACCGGCCCGGTGCACAAAGGCGTGATTAACGATGCGGGCATCCCTTTCAGTGGCCACACAGAGTTCTTTGCCGACCGTTCGCAGTGCGAACGCGTGGTGATGATGCTGGCAACGGAAGAGCTGCGCGTTGCGCTGGCAACCACCCATTTACCGCTGAAAGCCGTTTCAGACGCCATTACCCGTGAAAGCCTGCATGAAGTTATCGCTATCCTGCATGCCGATTTGCAAAGCAAGTTCGGCCTGGCTTCCCCGCACATTTTTGTCTGCGGCCTGAACCCACACGCGGGAGAAGGCGGCCATATGGGGCGGGAAGAGATCGATGTGATTATCCCCGCACTGAACGAGCTGCGTCAGCAGGGTATGCAGCTGACCGGCCCGCTGCCGGCAGATACGCTGTTCCAGCCAAAATATTTGCAGCATGCCGATGCCGTCCTGGCGATGTATCATGACCAGGGGCTTCCGGTGCTAAAATACCAGGGATTCGGGCGCGCGGTGAATATCACCCTCGGCCTGCCCTTTATCCGCACGTCCGTTGACCACGGCACCGCCCTTGAGCTGGCAGGCCAGGGCAACGCCGATGCGGGCAGCTTTATTACGGCGCTTAACCTCGCCATCACCATGATCAAGAGCAGTAATGAATAATCGCGTCCATCAGGGCCATTTCGCCCGCAAACGTTTCGGCCAGAACTTCCTTAACGACCAGTACATTATCGACAGCATCGTTTCCGCTATTCATCCGCAAAAAGGCGAGGCGATCGTGGAAATCGGTCCCGGTCTGGGCGCGTTAACCGAACCGGTTGGCGAGCGTCTGGATGCCATGACGGTTATCGAACTTGACCGTGATTTAGCGGCGCGCCTGCAAACCCATCCATTTTTAGGTCCCAAGCTGACGATTTTTCAGCAGGATGCCATGGCCTTCGACTTCGCGGAGTATGCCCGCGAAAAAGGCCAGTCGTTGCGCGTGTTTGGCAACCTGCCCTACAATATCTCCACCCCCTTGATGTTCCACCTTTTCAGCTATACTAATGCGATCAAAGATATGCATTTTATGCTGCAAAAAGAGGTGGTAAACCGGCTGGTAGCCGGGCCGGGCAGCAAAGCCTATGGCCGTCTGACGGTGATGGCGCAGTACTACTGTCAGGTTATCCCAGTCCTTGAAGTGCCGCCGGAATCCTTTACGCCAGCGCCTAAAGTGGAGTCTGCCGTGGTGCGCTTAATGCCCCATGCGAAGATTGCTAACCCGGTGCAGGATATGCGCCTGCTGAGCAGAATTACCACCGAGGCCTTTGGCAAACGTCGTAAAACGCTGCGTAACAGCCTGGGGCATCTCTTCTCTGCCGAAGCGCTGGCGGAGATGAATATCGACGCAACGCTGCGTGCGGAAAATATCTCCGTGGCGCAATATTGTCAGCTCGCTAACTGGCTGTCTGCGCATCCTCAGCCGCAGGAGAATTAACACAATGATCGATACGCCCCGAGTCTGTGTGCACGTACAGAGTGCTTATATTCCCTCGCAATCTGTACCTGATGAAGAACGTTATGTGTTTGCTTATACCGTTACCATACGCAATCTGGGGCGTACCGCTGTGCAACTGCTGGGCCGTTACTGGCTGATTACCAACGGTAACGGGCGCGAGACAGAGGTGCAGGGGGAAGGTGTGATCGGAGAACAGCCCCATATCGCCCCCGGCAGCGAGTTTCAGTACACCAGCGGTGCCGTTCTCGAAACGCCTATGGGCACCATGCAGGGACACTATGAGATGATCGACAGTGAAGGGGAAACTTTCCAGGTCGATATCCCAGTGTTCCGGCTGGCCATTCCCAGCCATATTCATTAATTCACTTGATTGCACTGGCGCGTCCCGGCTTCGCGGCCCGGACGCGTCCGTCGCCTTTTCCGGAAAGGTTTAATGAGCACATATCTGATCGGCGACGTTCACGGTTGCTATGATGAACTTCACTCTCTGCTGGATCAGGTCGCGTTTGATCCGCAGCAGGATACGCTGTGGCTGACTGGCGATCTGGTCGCCCGTGGCCCGGGCTCGCTGGATGTCCTGCGCTATGTTCGCTCGCTGGGCGATTGCGTCCGGTTAGTACTGGGCAACCACGACCTTCACCTTCTGGCGGTTTTTGCCGGGATCAGCCGCAATAAACCCAAAGATCGTCTTAATCCCTTGCTGGAAGCGGACGATGCGGATGAGCTGATTAACTGGCTTCGCCGTCAGCCGCTGCTGCAGGTGGATGAAGAGAAAAAGCTGGTGATGGCGCACGCCGGGATCACGCCGCAGTGGGATATCGAAACGGCCCAGATGTGTGCCCGCGAGGTGGAAGCGGTGCTTTCCAGCGATACCTATCCGCTGTTTCTGGATGCCATGTATGGTGACATGCCGAACAACTGGGTACCGGAGCTTACCGGTCTTGCCCGTCTGCGCTTCAGCACCAATGCGCTGACCCGGATGCGCTACTGCTTCCCTAACGGTCAGTTAGATATGATCTGTAAAGAGGCACCGGGATCGGCTCCGCCACCGCTCAAGCCGTGGTTTAACATTGCGGGGCCGGTCGCTCGTGATTACACCATAGTCTTTGGACACTGGGCTTCACTGGAAGGTAAAGGGACACCGGAAGGCATTATCGGGCTGGATACTGGCTGCTGCTGGGGCGGGCCGCTGACGATGCTGCGTTGGGAAGATAAAACGTGGTTCGCTCAGCCCTCCAACCGCGAACGGGCGGTGGAAGAGTAGTTGCCGGCTTAACAAAACGCATCCTGCCAGAAAGAGCTCCGGCAGAATGCGTTTCATCACTCTGAAACTAGCGACGCTCCAGAATTTCGAAACAGAAGCTGTGGCTGTTCTTGTCATCCGCATCGTGGAATTCGCTGAACGTTGACTGCCACTCTTCCGGCTCAAAGTCCGGGAACGTCGTGTCGCCCACCACTTCAGCATCAATATGCGTCAGATAAAGCTTGTCGGCCTGCGCCAGAAACTGTTCATAGATCCGTCCGCCGCCAATCACCATCACCTCTTCAGCCTCACCGGCTGCCTGCAACGCTTCTTCGATTGAAGCGACCCAGGTGACGCCCTCAGCCGTAGAGGGCTGGCTGCTGATGACGATGTTCAGACGGTCCGGCAGCGGTCGTCCGACAGACTCCCAGGTACGGCGTCCCATGATCACAGGTTTATTCAGGGTGTTGCGTTTGAACCAGGCTAAATCCGCTGGCAGGTGCCACGGCATAGCGTTATCCATCCCTATCACACGGTCGGCCGCCATAGCGGCAATCAGGCTTATCATCTTGGAAACTCGGTAAGGTGTAAAATTGGCGCCATCATACGTAAAGGCGAAACTTTCGTCGATACCCCTGCAGCGGGATTTGCGTAAAGCTTTTGCAGGGTAACGTTTGCGTGGTATTTGCGCTGGCCAATAGCTGAAAAGTGGTGCGAACGTGCTAGAATCCGCACCTTAATTGCTACAGGACACCACCATGTTAGAGACCAGCTTGATTATCGCCACGATTGCGGCCCTGGGCATGCTTTCGCCCGGCCCCGATTTCTTTCTGATTATCAAGAATGCCGCCCGCTATCCCCGTACTGCAGCCATGTTTACCGCGCTGGGCGTCACCTGCGCCGTGGCCACACATATGGCTTATTGCGTGGCCGGTCTGGCCGTGGTGATCACCACCACGCCGTGGCTGTTTATGCTGCTGAAATATGTCGGCGCGGCTTATCTGATCTTTATTGGTATCCAGGCTTTGCTCTCACGCGGCAGCAGCAAAATGGATCTCAGCAACGTAGCGCCGGAAACCACCTCGCTGAAGAGAGCGTTTCTGCAGGGCTACCTCTGTAATCTGCTGAATCCTAAAGCCACGCTGTTCTTCCTGTCGATGTTTACTCAGGTGCTGAACGTGCATACCGGCCTGGGTGAGAAGATCTGGTACGCGGGGATTATTATTGCTCTCTGTGCTCTCTGGTGGCCTCTGCTGATCGTGATTATTCAGAGCGCTCCGGTGCGCCGTGGTCTGGCGAAGGCGCAGAAGCTGATCGACAAGCTGCTGGGCGGCGTGCTGATCGCGCTGGGCATCAAAGTCGCACTTTCCTGATCTCCCCTGCCCCACCGCGCTCCGATAACCAGAGAAAATACCTCAGCCAACTGCCGCTGGCTGAGGTGAGCGGATTACGCTCCTGATTTAGTCAGACCGGCAAATTCTGCTTTCGCTTTCTGTAACTGCTCTGCAAACGCCGGTTCCGCATGCAGCCTTGCAACCACAGCAGAGGCGACAAGGCGGGCAGCAGTCACGTCGCTCTGCCAGTGGTAGCCGCAAATGACCCGGCTTTGCCCCATTTCATACCCCCGCTTAAGGATCTCCCCCTGCCTGCTGGTATTCACTTCCGCCAGCACCAGCGCCGTTGCCCAGCCGATGGTGGTATGCCCTGAAGGATAAGAGCCATTTTTAGAGAGGGTACTCTCTTCATCCTGGCGGCAGGTTGGTTCGTTATAAAAGGCAAAAGGCCGGATGCGCATATAGTGATCCTTGGCGGAACGGGTAGCCAGATCGCCAGCGTCCTCGCGCATTTTCATCACCAGCCGGTAAATTTCAGGCGTTTTCTGCTTATCAATGGTCATCCCAAACGCCTCTGATAACGCTTCAGCCACGCCGTCACCCGCTACATGAGCATCTTTCCAGGCCTGCTTGCCTCTTGGCGTGTTCCGCAACATTTTGCCCACGTCATACTGAGCTTTGTCATTGAGAAAATCCAGGCTGTCCATGGCGGGCGGCGGTGGCAGCAGCGCCAGGCTGTCGGGGGCCTGCCCCTCTTGCAGATAAAACCGGTCCGGTTGAGTAGTGACATCTTTTGCAGCCAGCGCCGACTGCCCTGCCGCCAGGCAGACCATAACCGTTAACAGTAATTTCTTCATTTTTTATTATCCCAGAGTGTTGTGATACCGCTTCGGTGCGGAATTATGTAACCCATTGAAAAGATTATGCCGAAGAATAATATCGAAGCTAGGGCGTGGAAAACCGTAGCGGGATCACAGGCAAAAAAAATCCCTGCCTGAGCAGGGATTTTTTTACGATCTGGCTGGCTGATGCCGGTTAGCGCATTCCGCTCCCGCTAAAAGCAGGAGCCAGCGCTTACTTAGCCTTTGATCTGCGCATGCATTTCCTGCACGGAGATAACCTGCTCCGTTGGATCTGCACTCAGCGAGTTCGCGGTAGCGAAACCGCCGTTCAGCGTGGTGTCGTAATGCACTTTGTACTGCAGAGCACTGCGGCGGATGAGTTTGGAATCCGCAATCGCCTGGCGTCCTGCCGTGGTGTTGACGATATAAGCGTACTCGCCGTTCTTCAGGCGGTCCTGAATATGCGGACGCCCTTCATGCACCTTGTTCACCAGGCGTGGATTAATCCCCGCTTCACCCAGCACCACGGCGGTGCCGTGGGTGGCATCCAGCTCAAAGCCCAGCTTCTGCAGCCTCGCGGCCAGGTCAACGATGCGCTTCTTGTCGCCATCACGCACCGAGAGCAGCGCACGACCCGACTTCTTCATGTTGCTCTGCGCGCCCAGCATCGCTTTAGAGAACGCTTCCGCAAAGGTGCGGCCAACGCCCATCACTTCACCGGTTGAGCGCATTTCCGGGCCAAGGATAGGGTCAACGCCCTGGAACTTGTTGAACGGCAGCACCACCTCTTTTACCGAGTAGTAAGGCGGGATGATCTCTTCCGTTACGCCCTGCTCTGCCAGCGTTTTGCCAGCCATGACGCGCGCGGCTACTTTCGCCAGCGGCATGCCGGTGGCTTTGGAGACAAACGGCACGGTACGCGCAGCACGTGGGTTCACCTCAATCAGGTAAACTTCGTTATCTTTCACCGCGAACTGCACGTTCATCAGACCGCGCACGCAGAGCTCGAAGGCCAGCTTCTCAACCTGCTGACGCATCACATCCTGGATCTCTTTGCTCAGCGTGTAGGCTGGCAATGAACAGGCGGAGTCACCGGAGTGCACGCCAGCCTGCTCGATATGTTCCATGATGCCGCCAATCAGCACGCGCTCGCCGTCACAGATAGCATCCACATCCACTTCTACCGCGTCATCCAGGAAGCGGTCCAGCAGCACAGGCGCATCGTTAGAGACAGAGACAGCCGTGTGGAAGTAACGTTTCAGATCGATTTCGTCATAGACGATTTCCATTGCACGACCGCCCAGCACATAAGAAGGACGTACAACCAGCGGGTAACCGATGCTGGCAGCTTTCTCTACGGCCATTTCAATAGCGGTCACGGTGGCGTTAGCAGGCTGCTTCAGGCCCAGACGCTCAACGGCCTGCTGGAAACGTTCACGGTCTTCTGCCCGGTCAATGGCATCCGGGCTGGTGCCGATAATCGGCACGCCAGCGGCTTCCAGATCGCGCGCCAGCTTCAACGGCGTCTGGCCACCATACTGCACGATAACCCCTTTTGGCTTCTCGATGCGTACGATTTCCAGCACGTCTTCCAGCGTTACCGGCTCGAAATAGAGGCGGTCTGAGGTGTCGTAATCGGTTGAAACGGTTTCCGGGTTACAGTTGACCATGATGGTCTCGTAACCATCTTCACGCAGCGCCAGTGAGGCGTGGACGCAGC belongs to Erwinia pyri and includes:
- a CDS encoding LysE family translocator, coding for MLETSLIIATIAALGMLSPGPDFFLIIKNAARYPRTAAMFTALGVTCAVATHMAYCVAGLAVVITTTPWLFMLLKYVGAAYLIFIGIQALLSRGSSKMDLSNVAPETTSLKRAFLQGYLCNLLNPKATLFFLSMFTQVLNVHTGLGEKIWYAGIIIALCALWWPLLIVIIQSAPVRRGLAKAQKLIDKLLGGVLIALGIKVALS
- the apaH gene encoding bis(5'-nucleosyl)-tetraphosphatase (symmetrical) ApaH, whose protein sequence is MSTYLIGDVHGCYDELHSLLDQVAFDPQQDTLWLTGDLVARGPGSLDVLRYVRSLGDCVRLVLGNHDLHLLAVFAGISRNKPKDRLNPLLEADDADELINWLRRQPLLQVDEEKKLVMAHAGITPQWDIETAQMCAREVEAVLSSDTYPLFLDAMYGDMPNNWVPELTGLARLRFSTNALTRMRYCFPNGQLDMICKEAPGSAPPPLKPWFNIAGPVARDYTIVFGHWASLEGKGTPEGIIGLDTGCCWGGPLTMLRWEDKTWFAQPSNRERAVEE
- the rsmA gene encoding 16S rRNA (adenine(1518)-N(6)/adenine(1519)-N(6))-dimethyltransferase RsmA, producing MNNRVHQGHFARKRFGQNFLNDQYIIDSIVSAIHPQKGEAIVEIGPGLGALTEPVGERLDAMTVIELDRDLAARLQTHPFLGPKLTIFQQDAMAFDFAEYAREKGQSLRVFGNLPYNISTPLMFHLFSYTNAIKDMHFMLQKEVVNRLVAGPGSKAYGRLTVMAQYYCQVIPVLEVPPESFTPAPKVESAVVRLMPHAKIANPVQDMRLLSRITTEAFGKRRKTLRNSLGHLFSAEALAEMNIDATLRAENISVAQYCQLANWLSAHPQPQEN
- a CDS encoding acid phosphatase; protein product: MKKLLLTVMVCLAAGQSALAAKDVTTQPDRFYLQEGQAPDSLALLPPPPAMDSLDFLNDKAQYDVGKMLRNTPRGKQAWKDAHVAGDGVAEALSEAFGMTIDKQKTPEIYRLVMKMREDAGDLATRSAKDHYMRIRPFAFYNEPTCRQDEESTLSKNGSYPSGHTTIGWATALVLAEVNTSRQGEILKRGYEMGQSRVICGYHWQSDVTAARLVASAVVARLHAEPAFAEQLQKAKAEFAGLTKSGA
- the folA gene encoding type 3 dihydrofolate reductase, which encodes MISLIAAMAADRVIGMDNAMPWHLPADLAWFKRNTLNKPVIMGRRTWESVGRPLPDRLNIVISSQPSTAEGVTWVASIEEALQAAGEAEEVMVIGGGRIYEQFLAQADKLYLTHIDAEVVGDTTFPDFEPEEWQSTFSEFHDADDKNSHSFCFEILERR
- the apaG gene encoding Co2+/Mg2+ efflux protein ApaG — its product is MIDTPRVCVHVQSAYIPSQSVPDEERYVFAYTVTIRNLGRTAVQLLGRYWLITNGNGRETEVQGEGVIGEQPHIAPGSEFQYTSGAVLETPMGTMQGHYEMIDSEGETFQVDIPVFRLAIPSHIH